A genomic segment from Kwoniella shandongensis chromosome 8, complete sequence encodes:
- a CDS encoding nascent polypeptide-associated complex subunit alpha produces the protein MSIENLTINDEEIPAGATVDIQSRPERKARKALEGLGLKRVQGIQRVTLRRPKNVLLVVANPEVYKAPGSDCYIVFGEAKLEDPNSAAQLQAQAQLAASSQAAQKAHAQGGFKEGAPKSLEDLMGGDDAPALEESADGAEKPATAESGSDVKISEEDVNLVVAQTGVSEDKAREALKAENGDLINAIMRLG, from the exons ATGTCCATCGAAAACCTCACCAtcaacgacgaggagatcccTGCCGGCGCTACCGTCGACATCCAATCTCGACCTGAACGAAAAGCCCGAAAGGCTCTCGAAGGTCTCGGTCTCAAGCGTGTCCAAGGTATTCAACGAGTCACCCTCCGACGACCCAAGAAcgtccttctcgtcgtcgccaACCCCGAGGTTTACAAGGCTCCCGGATCAGATTGTTACATCGTTTTCGGAGAGGCAAAGCTCGAGGACCCCAACTCTGCCGCTCAACTTCAGGCTCAGGCTCAGCTCGCTGCTAGCTCGCAGGCTGCCCAGAAGGCTCATGCGCAAGGCGGTTTCAAGGAGGGTGCTCCCAAGTCTTTGGAGGACTTgatgggtggtgatga CGCTCCCGCCCTCGAGGAGTCCGCCGACGGTGCCGAGAAGCCCGCTACCGCCGAATCCGGCTCCGACGTCAAGATCTCCGAAGAGGACGTCAACCTCGTCGTTGCTCAGACTGGTGTTTCCGAGGACAAGGCTAGGGAGGCTCTCAAGGCTGAGAACGGTGATCTGATCAATGCTA TCATGAGACTCGGATAA